One window of the Sparus aurata chromosome 7, fSpaAur1.1, whole genome shotgun sequence genome contains the following:
- the LOC115585184 gene encoding protein pitchfork isoform X2, with protein MSTAPTQEAVFGSCQERRLFPLHYAPDRLGNQHSRRGEPHVGPGCYDNHEFGSIVYNLQKTPCSKKGYGLSARTAARFPPCGKIVTPSPQQYQPDQSQSTVPPPTKTPFNSNTQRFESALCTADDSPGPGTYAYDAVTNRKVSWPMCFGKPDWSRLPQLEKKSLRVKLTNEKDFLKHRSRVAYLSLYY; from the exons ATGTCGACAGCTCCTACTCAGGAAGCGGTTTTTGGCAGCTGTCAGGAGAGGAGACTGTTTCCCCTCCATTATGCACCAGACCGGCTGGGAAACCAACATTCACGACGGGGGGAGCCGCACGTCGGTCCTGGCTGCTATGACAACCATGAG TTCGGCTCCATCGTTTATAACCTGCAGAAGACACCGTGCAGTAAGAAAGGATATGGCCTCTCTGCAAGGACTGCAGCACGCTTTCCACCCTGTGGCAAG ATAGTGACCCCTTCCCCACAGCAGTACCAGCCGGATCAAAGCCAGTCCACTGTCCCCCCTCCCACCAAAACACCTTTCAACTCCAACACACAGAGGTTTGAAAGCGCGCTGTGTACCGCTGACGACAGCCCAGG CCCCGGGACCTACGCTTATGATGCCGTGACAAACAGGAAAGTGAGCTGGCCGATGTGCTTTGGGAAGCCAGACTGGTCCAGACTGCCTCAGCTGGAGAAGAAGTCCCTCAGGGTGAAG cTAACCAACGAAAAGGACTTTCTGAAGCACAGGAGCAGAGTGGCCTACTTGAGTTTGTACTACTAA
- the LOC115585184 gene encoding protein pitchfork isoform X1: MSTAPTQEAVFGSCQERRLFPLHYAPDRLGNQHSRRGEPHVGPGCYDNHEFGSIVYNLQKTPCSKKGYGLSARTAARFPPCGKQIVTPSPQQYQPDQSQSTVPPPTKTPFNSNTQRFESALCTADDSPGPGTYAYDAVTNRKVSWPMCFGKPDWSRLPQLEKKSLRVKLTNEKDFLKHRSRVAYLSLYY; the protein is encoded by the exons ATGTCGACAGCTCCTACTCAGGAAGCGGTTTTTGGCAGCTGTCAGGAGAGGAGACTGTTTCCCCTCCATTATGCACCAGACCGGCTGGGAAACCAACATTCACGACGGGGGGAGCCGCACGTCGGTCCTGGCTGCTATGACAACCATGAG TTCGGCTCCATCGTTTATAACCTGCAGAAGACACCGTGCAGTAAGAAAGGATATGGCCTCTCTGCAAGGACTGCAGCACGCTTTCCACCCTGTGGCAAG CAGATAGTGACCCCTTCCCCACAGCAGTACCAGCCGGATCAAAGCCAGTCCACTGTCCCCCCTCCCACCAAAACACCTTTCAACTCCAACACACAGAGGTTTGAAAGCGCGCTGTGTACCGCTGACGACAGCCCAGG CCCCGGGACCTACGCTTATGATGCCGTGACAAACAGGAAAGTGAGCTGGCCGATGTGCTTTGGGAAGCCAGACTGGTCCAGACTGCCTCAGCTGGAGAAGAAGTCCCTCAGGGTGAAG cTAACCAACGAAAAGGACTTTCTGAAGCACAGGAGCAGAGTGGCCTACTTGAGTTTGTACTACTAA